In Populus trichocarpa isolate Nisqually-1 chromosome 7, P.trichocarpa_v4.1, whole genome shotgun sequence, the following proteins share a genomic window:
- the LOC18101164 gene encoding cytochrome P450 81E8, translated as MEVRVFYVSLSLLFFLLALKLHLSRKHKNSALPPSPPALPVIGHLHLLKRRPMHLTFYSLAKKYGPIISLRFGSRLVVLISSPSPFEEFFTKNDVVLANRPKLLLGKHLAYNHTTLLQAPYGDHWRNLRRIGAVEIFSTHGINKFVSIRKDEIKQLLIKLSHNSLQNFGKRYYVDDVTDEEEARQFREIMTEAVTFAGASNPGDFLPILNWIDGGEFEKTVIRLGKRMDMFLQGLVDEHKRKEDLESMNTMIGHLISLQVTQPEYYTDGIIEGLVLWIQSNEN; from the exons ATGGAAGTCAGAGTATTTTAcgtttccctttctcttctcttcttcctccttgCTCTAAAACTTCATCTatcaagaaaacacaaaaatagtgCCCTTCCTCCCAGCCCACCTGCCCTTCCAGTTATTGGTCATCTCCATCTCTTAAAACGACGTCCAATGCACCTTACTTTTTACAGCCTTGCTAAAAAATATGGTCCTATCATCTCTCTACGATTCGGTTCTCGTCTGGTGGTTCTTATATCCTCGCCGTCACCGTTTGAAGAGTTCTTCActaaaaatgatgttgttttagcCAACCGTCCGAAATTACTCTTAGGCAAACACCTTGCTTATAACCACACCACCTTACTGCAAGCACCATATGGTGATCATTGGCGCAACCTACGCCGCATTGGTGCTGTAGAGATTTTCTCCACTCATGGTATCAACAAGTTTGTAAGCATTCGAAAAGACGAAATCAAGCAGCTTCTCATCAAACTTTCACATAATTCGCTTCAAAACTTTG GGAAGAGGTATTATGTGGATGATGTGACTGATGAAGAAGAGGCACGGCAGTTCAGGGAGATAATGACGGAGGCTGTAACTTTTGCTGGGGCATCGAATCCAGGGGATTTCTTGCCCATATTGAATTGGATAGATGGTGGTGAATTTGAGAAGACAGTGATAAGACTTGGCAAGAGAATGGACATGTTCTTACAAGGGTTGGTTGATGAACATAAAAGGAAGGAGGATTTAGAGAGTATGAACACCATGATTGGCCACCTTATATCTCTGCAAGTCACACAACCCGAGTATTATACAGATGGGATTATCGAAGGCCTTGTACTG TGGATTCAGTCCAATGAAAATTAG
- the LOC18101166 gene encoding cytochrome P450 81Q32, producing MEDILQYSLLGGFFLLLVVTLLQHARKYRMKLPPSPPGRLILGHLPLLKQPRAIHRTLHDIAQKNGPIVTLNFGFRTVIIVSSPSAVEECFTKNDIILANRPPFLNGKVLNYNFTTLAAAPYGDHWRNLRRLTAIEVFSSSRLNTFSSVRREEIKNLLRKIHKTCGDGSAVIELRTMLLDLNFNIMMRMVAGKKYYGEDVDGLEESRRFKDMMQEFSECTRVTNLGDLFPILQCIDYDGFKNRMTQLGKRMDAFWQGLIDEHRVDKDRNTMVSHLLALQESEPEYYTDEIIKGIILMMLVAGTKTSAMSLEWAFSNLLNNPRVLKKAIDEVDTQVGQDRLVDEPDFSNLHYIQCIIYENLRLCPPAPLLVPHVASERCSLGGYDIPSGAMVLVNAWSIHRNPDVWEDPLSFKPERFENGKGEPYRLMPFGLGRRGCPGEAMALRVINMVMGQLLQCFEFSTIDGKDVDMTETAATLMLKITPLQLICKVRPNTHSLLA from the exons atggAAGACATCCTGCAATACTCTCTTCTGGgtggtttctttcttcttcttgttgtcaCCCTCTTGCAACATGCAAGAAAGTACCGCATGAAGCTCCCACCAAGCCCACCAGGTCGACTAATTTTAGGCCATCTTCCTCTCCTCAAACAACCCAGGGCCATCCACCGAACTCTACACGACATCGCACAAAAAAATGGTCCGATCGTGACTCTTAATTTTGGGTTCCGAACTGTGATCATCGTATCATCACCATCAGCCGTCGAAGAATGTTTCACCAAGAATGACATTATCTTGGCCAACCGTCCTCCTTTTCTAAATGGCAAGGTATTGAACTACAACTTCACCACCCTTGCTGCAGCACCATATGGTGATCATTGGCGTAATCTTCGTCGCCTTACTGCCATCGAAGTCTTCTCATCAAGTCGCCTCAACACATTTTCGAGCGTCCGaagagaagaaataaagaatttaCTCCGTAAAATTCATAAAACGTGTGGAGATGGTTCCGCCGTGATAGAGTTAAGGACAATGTTGTTGGATCTTAACTTTAATATAATGATGAGAATGGTTGCAGGGAAGAAGTATTATGGTGAAGATGTTGATGGGCTTGAAGAGTCAAGGAGATTTAAGGACATGATGCAAGAGTTTTCTGAGTGTACTAGGGTGACAAATCTTGGGGATTTATTTCCCATTTTGCAGTGCATTGATTATGATGGATTTAAGAACAGGATGACTCAGCTAGGTAAAAGGATGGACGCTTTCTGGCAAGGACTCATTGATGAACATAGAGTTGATAAGGATAGAAACACTATGGTTAGCCATTTGCTCGCTTTGCAAGAATCGGAACCAGAATACTATACCGACGAAATCATCAAAGGCATTATTCTG ATGATGTTGGTTGCCGGGACAAAGACCTCTGCTATGTCTTTAGAATGGGCATTTTCCAACCTGCTGAATAATCCACGCGTATTAAAGAAAGCGATAGACGAAGTGGACACCCAAGTTGGTCAAGACCGCTTGGTGGATGAACCAGATTTCTCTAATCTACATTATATTCAGTGTATCATCTATGAAAACCTGAGATTATGTCCACCAGCTCCGCTCCTGGTACCACATGTGGCATCCGAGCGCTGCTCCCTTGGAGGCTATGATATTCCATCAGGTGCAATGGTACTTGTAAATGCATGGTCCATTCATAGAAATCCCGACGTGTGGGAGGATCCATTAAGTTTCAAGCCTGAAAGATTTGAAAATGGGAAAGGTGAACCATACAGGCTAATGCCATTTGGGTTAGGAAGGAGAGGTTGTCCTGGAGAAGCTATGGCACTTAGAGTGATAAACATGGTTATGGGCCAATTGCTTCAATGTTTTGAGTTCTCAACTATTGATGGAAAGGACGTCGATATGACTGAAACGGCAGCGACACTCATGTTGAAAATTACCCCACTGCAACTCATCTGCAAAGTTCGCCCGAACACTCACAGCCTGCTCGCTTAG
- the LOC18101165 gene encoding cytochrome P450 81D1, with protein MSNLLNNPNTLKKARDELDTQVGEEFLLDETHLSKLQYLQNIISETLRLNPAAPLLVPHESSESCSVGGYNVPRDTILLVNAWAIHRDSTVWDDPTSFKPDRFDNEGEDRKLIAFGCGRRSCPGAGLAQRVVGSTLGSLIQCFEWKRVSEKEVDMTEGRGITLQKVVPLEAICKSRPIMDRILC; from the coding sequence ATGTCCAACCTACTCAACAATCCGAACACATTGAAGAAGGCTAGAGATGAATTGGACACCCAAGTTGGAGAAGAATTCTTGCTGGACGAAACCCATCTCTCGAAATTACAATATCTCCAAAATATCATCTCTGAAACCCTACGGTTAAATCCAGCAGCTCCACTTCTGGTTCCTCACGAGTCATCAGAAAGTTGCAGTGTTGGAGGATACAATGTTCCTCGTGACACAATCTTACTGGTTAATGCATGGGCTATACATAGAGATTCTACAGTCTGGGATGATCCAACCAGTTTTAAACCTGATAGATTTGACAACGAAGGAGAGGATCGTAAGCTCATAGCATTTGGGTGCGGTAGAAGGTCGTGTCCTGGGGCAGGCTTAGCACAACGAGTAGTGGGTTCCACGTTGGGGTCATTGATCCAATGCTTTGAATGGAAAAGGGTCAGTGAGAAGGAAGTTGACATGACAGAAGGAAGAGGGATAACATTGCAGAAAGTAGTGCCTCTGGAGGCCATTTGCAAATCACGTCCTATCATGGATAGGATTTTGTGTTGA